One stretch of Armigeres subalbatus isolate Guangzhou_Male chromosome 2, GZ_Asu_2, whole genome shotgun sequence DNA includes these proteins:
- the LOC134218505 gene encoding decapping nuclease DXO homolog, translating to MYQTNLNPISTLNNTKLFPTISQPKILGCFSVGSKREYIPSGENLKYLNLPLIRKGKVSGNNSPLRIDLNEGFEIRVPKPDSAKQEHLDHLLKFILGNVDRLSADEDGRRESKALNCDFVCFRGLLRMVMCTPYERKTNWIILATRYRGTIYLCAKDTPEKLQEEAQQTEKQKRFCYYGFKFEQHVLTDDFENQPPETSVPVHEGEEFCALFGATLEGKRLLYGAEMDGILPAGGNRPVIDKHHPSLEELNRLEFVEVKAKRRETNQRQVDNFYRFKTRNWWCQSFLVNVSKIFVGLRDDRGIVNQIREMSLKELDRDSRNYWSASVCVNFGSQFLSQVADAMRGVDCQNTVYRFEYDSNKFRNIFYSVYEGKNNDSFLPDWYCSVVK from the exons ATGTATCAAACAAACCTTAATCCGATATCCACCCTGAACAATACGAAATTGTTCCCGACTATATCGCAACCGAAAATACTTGGATGTTTCAGTGTCGGCTCCAAAAGAGAATACATTCCCTCCGGGGAGAATCTAAAATATCTTAATTTACCCTTGATCCGTAAAGGAAAGGTTTCCGGCAATAACTCGCCATTACGTATTGATCTAAATGAAGGCTTTGAAATACGAGTGCCCAAACCGGACAGTGCCAAACAGGAGCACCTCGATCACCTACTGAAATTTATTTTAGGGAATGTGGATAGATTGAGTGCGGATGAAGATGGCAGGAGAGAATCAAAGGCGCTAAACTGTGATTTCGTTTGTTTTCGGGGCTTACTGCGGATGGTTATGTGTACTCCGTATGAACGAAAAACAAATTGGATCATTTTAGCCACAAGGTACAGAGGAACGATCTATCTTTGTGCAAAGGATACCCCGGAAAAGTTACAAGAGGAGGCCCAGCAAACAGAAAAGCAGAAACGGTTCTGCTACTATGGGTTCAAGTTTGAGCAGCATGTGTTGACGG ATGACTTTGAAAACCAACCGCCGGAAACGAGCGTGCCAGTTCATGAAGGGGAAGAATTCTGTGCCCTGTTCGGCGCCACTCTTGAAGGCAAACGGCTTCTCTATGGAGCGGAAATGGATGGCATTCTTCCCGCCGGTGGCAACCGACCAGTAATCGACAAACATCACCCATCGCTCGAAGAACTGAATCGGCTGGAATTTGTCGAGGTGAAGGCCAAAAGACGCGAAACCAATCAACGACAGGTTGACAATTTCTACCGATTCAAAACGCGCAACTGGTGGTGCCAGAGCTTTCTGGTGAACGTCAGCAAGATTTTCGTGGGTCTAAGGGATGATCGCGGAATTGTGAACCAAATCCGGGAGATGAGCCTGAAGGAACTAGACCGCGATTCGCGCAACTACTGGTCGGCATCGGTGTGCGTAAACTTTGGTTCGCAATTTTTGTCGCAGGTTGCCGACGCTATGCGGGGAGTGGACTGTCAGAACACGGTTTATAGATTCGAGTACGATTCGAACAAGTTTAGAAATATATTCTACAGCGTCTATGAAGGAAAGAACAATGACTCGTTCCTTCCCGATTGGTACTGTTCTGTAGTTAAATGA